TGGGCATTTCGACCCATGTCTCAACCCGTTCACGCCCGGAAATGAGGTACCAAGTAAACAAGGCCAGCAAAAGGGCCAGAAGTTGATACTGCCAATTCTTATGTATTTTCATCGCCATAGAATACGCTCTCGAACCCAGGCTCCAGGACTGGCTGCTGAAAAGCAGCCGCACCCGCAACCCGTTCACAAAATCTCAAGGGCCTTAGCGCCGCAATGTCGAGGCCAACACCCGCTTCAGACGGACCTCGTCCAAAGCGGTTGTCAATTTTCCGCCGAGGGCCACAGAAACGCTGCCCCGTTCCTCGGAGACGATGATAGCTACGGCATCGCTTTCCTCAGTGATGCCCATAGCCGCCCGGTGTCGCGTTCCCCAGTCGGATTTATGCTCTACCCCGGCCGCCAGAGGCAAAATGCAGGCCGCAGCGGTGATGGTCTGACCCCGAATGAGCACCGCCCCGTCATGCAGCGGGGTTTCGGGACGGAAAATGGTCAACAGCAGGTCCCGGCTGAAGACCGCATTCAGGGTCACCCCTCGCGCAATGACTTCTCCCAGCTGTTGTTGGCGTTCAATGACCACCAGAGCGCCCACGCGCCGCCGGGCCATCTCCATCATGGCCAGAACAAGTTCGTCCAGGATCTCCGGGGGTTTGCTCCGTCGGCGCCATAAGCCGGCCGTGCCCATTTCAGCCAAGGCCTTACGAATGTCCTGCTGAAACAAGATGATGACCACCAGAAAGATCGACCCCAGGAAATTGGCCAGCAGCCAATGCAGGGTATACAGCCCGAATTCCCCGGCCAAGTAATAGATCAAAAGGACGAGCAAGAGCCCGAAAATGACCGAAACCGCTCGCGTGCCCCGGACCAGGAGAATAAGCCTGTAGAGCACGAAGGCCACGAGGCTGATATCCAGCAGGTCCCGCCAGTGCAGCGCCGGGAGTTCGAAAGGAAGATTCTCTAGCATACCCTTGCCCGCTTTATCCGAACAGGCCGTTGCTAATCTCCCAATGGCAGCAGAGCTGCAATCCGTTCAAACTCTTGCGTACGAATAGGTACGCCACGACCTTGAACTTTTGTCGCCGTCACTTGGGATTTTTGCATAACCTGCGGTCTATGGAATTTTGCAACAATCAGCAAAGGAAGGCAGGGCCCGTTGCCATCCAACGCCCAAAAGCTTTGCCTGTTGCCACCATCCTTGTCCCGCTTCAGGGGGCTGTTGGTGTGATCGCCTGCATGAGTTGCAAGCTTTGCCTGCTTCGCCCGGCGTCGTGGACACGGTGCAGCGTCACACCTCGGGCCGCCAGCAGGGCAGTCGCGACCTGGGTGGCCCATTCCCGCTCGGCTCCTTCCAACCCCAGGAGTTTGCTCCACAGGGATTTGTTCGACAGCCC
The sequence above is drawn from the Desulfohalobium retbaense DSM 5692 genome and encodes:
- the cdaA gene encoding diadenylate cyclase CdaA, with the protein product MLENLPFELPALHWRDLLDISLVAFVLYRLILLVRGTRAVSVIFGLLLVLLIYYLAGEFGLYTLHWLLANFLGSIFLVVIILFQQDIRKALAEMGTAGLWRRRSKPPEILDELVLAMMEMARRRVGALVVIERQQQLGEVIARGVTLNAVFSRDLLLTIFRPETPLHDGAVLIRGQTITAAACILPLAAGVEHKSDWGTRHRAAMGITEESDAVAIIVSEERGSVSVALGGKLTTALDEVRLKRVLASTLRR